Proteins co-encoded in one Euleptes europaea isolate rEulEur1 chromosome 1, rEulEur1.hap1, whole genome shotgun sequence genomic window:
- the LOC130480308 gene encoding zinc finger protein 665-like, with translation MRKEPSESSECENSFGLSESHTSHQRTHTGRKPCQSSECRKRFRGNTTPTWHQRIHSEEKQYKCLECGKLFRQQAHFTEHQRIHSKEKPYKCLECGKNFTHKRGLTSHQRIHTKEKPYVCVKCGKTFRSSSSLTSHMSSHTKEKPYVCLECGKTFRWRPAFTYHQRIHTKEKPYVCLKCGKTFRSRSCLTSHQRIHTKEKPYVCLECGKTFRFSGNLTSHQRIHSGEKPYQCTVCGKCFSQRPHLTSHRRTHSGEKPYQCQQCGKGFSQSSHLKVHLRIHMGEKPYKCLECGKSFTSSQYLKVHKRIHTGEKLYKCMECEKSFNQNSSLNLHQRIHTGEKPYKCMECGRSFICSSHLTMHQRVHTGEKPYKCIDCGKSFTSSQSLKVHKRIHTGEKPYKCMECGRSFSCSSHLIIHQRVHTREKPFKCIERGKSFGGRSQLTSHKRTHMG, from the coding sequence ATGAGGAAGGAACCATCTGAGAGTTCAGAGTGTGAAAACAGTTTTGGTCTGAGTGAAAGCcatacttcccatcaaagaacccacacaggccgAAAACCATGCCAAAGCTCAGAGTGTAGGAAAAGGTTCAGGGGTAACACAACTCCTACTTGGCATCAGAGAATCCATTCAGaggaaaaacaatataaatgcttggaatgtggaaagctcTTCCGCCAGCAAGCACACTTCACTGAGCATCAGAGAATCCACTCcaaagagaaaccatataaatgcttggagtgtggaaagaacttcaccCACAAACGAGGACTCACttcccatcagagaatccacacaaaggagaagccaTATGTGTGCGTGaagtgtgggaaaaccttccgTTCGAGCTCATCCCTCACTTCACATATGAGTAGccacacaaaggagaagccatatgtgtgcttggagtgtgggaaaaccttccgTTGGAGGCCAGCCTTCACTtaccatcagagaatccacacaaaggagaagccaTATGTGTGCTTGaagtgtgggaaaaccttccgTTCGAGGTCATGCCTCACttcccatcagagaatccacacaaaggagaagccatatgtgtgcttggagtgtgggaaaaccttccgTTTCAGTGGTAACCTCACTTCCCATCAGAGAATTCactcaggggagaaaccgtacCAGTGCACAGTATGTGGGAAATGCTTTAGTCAGAGACCACACCTTACTTCCCACCGGAGAACCCATTCTGGAGAGAAACCCTATCAGTGCCAGCAGTGTGGAAAAGGCTTCAGTCAGAGCTCACACCTGAAAGTACACCTAAGAATCCACATgggagagaagccgtataaatgcttggaatgtgggaagAGTTTCACTTCTAGCCAGTACCTTAAAGTAcacaaaagaatccacacaggggagaagctgtATAAATGCATGGAATGTGAGAAAAGCTTCAATCAGAACTCAAGCCTTAAtctacatcaaagaatccacacaggggagaagccgtataaatgcatgGAATGTGGGAGAAGCTTCATTTGCAGCTCACACCTGACTATGCATCAAagagtccacacaggggagaagccgtataaatgcatagattgtggaaagagtttcacttCTAGCCAGTCCCTTAAAGTAcacaaaagaatccacacaggggagaagccgtataaatgcatgGAATGTGGGAGAAGCTTCAGTTGCAGCTCACACCTGATTATACATCAAAGAGTCCACACAAgagagaagccatttaaatgcatAGAACGTGGAAAGAGTTTTGGCGGCCGTTCACAACTTACATCGCACAAGAGAACTCACATGGGATAA